Proteins from a genomic interval of bacterium:
- a CDS encoding DUF1801 domain-containing protein, translating to MKTTRTAPQNIDEYIAGFPGDVRKILEKIRMTIKKAAPDAEETISYQMPTFILKGILVHFAAFENHIGFYPTPTGIEKFKNELSIYEGGKGSVQFPFDKPIPFGLISKIVKFRVKENLERAETKGKKR from the coding sequence ATGAAGACCACACGAACAGCACCCCAAAATATAGACGAATACATTGCGGGCTTCCCGGGCGATGTTCGGAAGATTCTGGAAAAGATCAGGATGACGATTAAGAAAGCAGCTCCGGACGCGGAAGAAACTATCAGTTATCAGATGCCGACCTTTATTCTGAAAGGTATCCTGGTTCATTTTGCAGCGTTCGAAAACCATATCGGGTTCTATCCCACGCCAACAGGAATTGAGAAATTCAAAAATGAATTATCGATTTATGAAGGCGGAAAGGGTTCAGTGCAATTTCCGTTCGACAAACCAATTCCTTTCGGCTTGATTAGCAAGATCGTGAAGTTCAGAGTCAAGGAAAATTTGGAAAGAGCAGAAACAAAAGGCAAGAAGCGATAG